In one Dermacentor variabilis isolate Ectoservices chromosome 4, ASM5094787v1, whole genome shotgun sequence genomic region, the following are encoded:
- the LOC142578045 gene encoding U-scoloptoxin(01)-Cw1a-like has product MKAAAVLLLAALVAAVPRARRQAAPLPDGIELLLGRALQSSFQCTRDGYYADLETNCQVFHVCRGVTKENGNVEFEHHAFACGNQTVFNQASFTCAFLDEAIPCNSAKDFYYLNERLFQDKDTPILGDDDAQKAAEFYPARAAAKA; this is encoded by the exons ATGAAGGCTGCCGCTGTCCTCCTTCTGG CCGCTCTGGTCGCTGCCGTTCCACGG GCTCGCCGCCAGGCCGCCCCCCTTCCCGACGGCATCGAGCTGCTGCTGGGCCGCGCCCTGCAGTCGTCCTTCCAGTGCACGCGTGACGGCTATTACGCCGACCTGGAGACCAACTGCCAGGTGTTCCACGTGTGCCGCGGTGTGACCAAGGAGAACGGCAACGTCGAATTCGAGCACCACGCCTTCGCCTGTGGCAACCAGACCGTCTTCAACCAGGCCTCCTTCACCTGCGCCTTCCTCGACGAGGCCATCCCATGCAACAGCGCCAAGGACTTCTACTACCTCAACGAGCGCCTCTTCCAGGACAAGGACACCCCCATCCTGGGAGACGACGACGCCCAGAAGGCCGCCGAATTCTACCCGGCCCGCGCTGCTGCCAAGGCCTAA
- the LOC142578046 gene encoding U-scoloptoxin(01)-Cw1a-like, with protein MKAAAVLLLAALVAAVPRARRQAAPLPDGIELLLGRALQSSFQCTRDGYYADLETNCQVFHVCRGVTKENGNVEFEHHAFACGNQTVFNQASFTCAFLDESIPCNSAKDFYYLNERLFQDKDTPILGDDDAQKAAEFYPARAAAKA; from the exons ATGAAGGCTGCCGCTGTCCTCCTTCTGG CCGCTCTGGTCGCTGCCGTTCCACGG GCTCGCCGCCAGGCGGCCCCCCTTCCTGACGGCATCGAGCTGCTGCTGGGCCGCGCCCTGCAGTCGTCCTTCCAGTGCACGCGTGACGGCTACTACGCCGACCTGGAGACCAACTGCCAGGTGTTCCACGTGTGCCGCGGCGTGACTAAGGAGAACGGCAACGTGGAGTTCGAGCACCACGCCTTCGCCTGCGGCAACCAGACCGTCTTCAACCAGGCCTCCTTCACCTGCGCCTTCCTCGACGAGTCCATCCCGTGCAACAGCGCCAAGGACTTCTACTACCTCAACGAGCGCCTCTTCCAGGACAAGGACACCCCCATCCTCGGAGACGACGACGCCCAGAAGGCCGCCGAATTCTACCCGGCCCGCGCTGCTGCCAAGGCTTAA